In a single window of the Dasypus novemcinctus isolate mDasNov1 chromosome Y, mDasNov1.1.hap2, whole genome shotgun sequence genome:
- the LOC139438312 gene encoding testis-specific Y-encoded protein 2-like, whose product MASEAGPGEGPAPQARSEHLVGLASGPLVGESLGPAGERSPQSCRAGPEAQAPAGGKESGEAPVCGEVAFQATEIRGKKDEAEVGKDVVVENILEVAVIVVEEEREEKLAERRKQNRQARPERGPTSTRPSLEQLLALQLDLEPVNAEASRAFFRLKRTLWQRRKKHMDNRKAVIQGIPGFWVKAILNHPQISAMITDQDEDMLNYMTNLEVENSQAKNHCKITFFFRRNPYFQNEVIIKECDINITGYRASHSTPVQWFRDYGCQASRRRHHNDNLNFFNWFSDHNFAVYNRIAESSIRSSMRTCGPIPCSTTQGRKGPAQRMERIMGRGD is encoded by the exons ATGGCGAGTGAAGCGGGTCCTGGCGAAGGCCCGGCTCCCCAGGCACGCTCAGAACACCTCGTTGGCCTGGCAAGCGGCCCTCTGGTAGGAGAGTCGCTGGGGCCTGCCGGCGAGCGGTCCCCACAGAGCTGCAGGGCAGGGCCGGAGGCACAGGCCCCAGCTGGAGGGAAGGAGTCGGGGGAGGCCCCGGTATGTGGGGAGGTAGCCTTCCAGGCAACCGAGATCCGGGGAAAGAAAGACGAGGCAGAGGTGGGGAAGGATGTGGTAGTGGAGAATATACTGGAGGTGGCGGTTATAGTAGTAGAGGAGGAGCGAGAGGAGAAACTAGCGGAGAGGCGGAAGCAAAACAGGCAGGCACGGCCAGAACGTGGACCCACCAGTACCCGACCCTCCTTGGAGCAGCTGTTAGCCCTTCAGTTAGATCTGGAGCCAGTGAATGCCGAAGCCAGCAGGGCCTTCTTTCGGCTGAAGCGTACCCTGTGGCAGAGGCGCAAAAAACACATGGACAACAGAAAAGCCGTCATCCAGGGTATTCCTGGTTTCTGGGTCAAAGCC ATTCTGAACCATCCCCAGATATCAGCCATGATCACTGACCAAGATGAAGACATGCTTAACTACATGACCAATCTGGAG GTGGAGAACAGCCAAGCCAAGAACCACTGCAAGATcacatttttctttaggagaaacCCGTATTTCCAGAATGAAGTAATCATTAAGGAGTGTGACATTAACATCACTG GATATAGGGCCTCTCATTCCACTCCAGTCCAGTGGTTCCGGGATTATGGATGCCAGGCCTCCCGTCGCAGGCATCACAATGATAACCTTAACTTCTTCAACTGGTTCTCCGACCACAACTTTGCAGTGTATAACAGAATTGCTGAG TCCTCTATCAGATCATCAATGAGGACCTGTGGCCCAAtcccctgcagtactacccaagGGAGGAAGGGACCAGCACAGAGAATGGAGAGGATAATGGGCAGGGGGGACTGA